The following DNA comes from Solanum stenotomum isolate F172 chromosome 11, ASM1918654v1, whole genome shotgun sequence.
TACTAAtccaagcattactaatacacctTATTTAATATTATCCTTATACACCCTACCAGATGACCCCGTGGTGTTGACTGTTGAGAATGCTCTTGTTGAGTActacaaattcaattttttgtaGCAAAAATTCAATTTGACTGAAATAATTGTTTTTGTCTGAATTAAACTGAAACAATTGTTCTGTATGAGAATTAAAGAAATGCTTTATAGTCAAAACTTTTCTACTCTTCCACATGGTTATTTGGTTGACAATAATGACCTTGGCATTATCAAGATTGCAACTGAATTTACATCTCTATGTCCGGCAAATACTCTGATCGCCTGTTATCCATTAATTGTTGAAATGAAATGTTGAACCATTATACTTTGATATTCTTCTTGTGGAAGCAACTCCTATGTATCAGTAATAACTAATAACCCGACACTATTTGGCTGGGTTGAAACTTAACAAACAGAAGCGAcgatttatataattttgttcaAGGGTAAATTCCTACTTTCAAACTCATTGATGTACCGTTGGCAGTATTGTAGTCATAATCAATGTTTATTTGgttccttttcttcttcctttggcAGGAAAGGAGTCTAAATGTGAAAGAACAAATCATTGTCATTCCCAAAAATCTATTAGTGAGtagaaacccaaaaaaattgttCTCATGTATACTGTGATACAAACAGGCAGTGACCTCATCaaaagattcttttttttagaCAAAGTAGCCTACATTCATTTCTTATcctttttgttttccatttttttttgccttcctccatttccttttttctacatttttcttcCTCTTGTTCTTCGTAGCTAGAGCATCTTTTTGGGACTTTTGGGTAAAATCAAGTGTTCTTCCTTGCCAGTGAAATACAAAGAGCGGTGACATGATGGTTCTTATTTTCCATTTCATCTTTTAGAATACTTCCTTTTGCAATTTTCTCGTCTTTGTCATTTATTGAATGAAGTCATGAAGGAAGTTATTTTGATCCAAAGTGGTGGTgtttttttatggaaaaaagGCTAGAACCAAAGTCCGCTGTCATTTTAAGTGTGATACTCACTTGCTATTTGTTTGGaaggaaaatttaattttcaccTTATTCCATAACCATAAGGAGGTTTATGTCTGTAGTTACATATGTCAGGAGTATATATAATTATTCAGTGAGTTTGGCCTTGGTGATTTCTCAGttatagaaaaaagaataaatatttggTGGTATTGTGAGTCAATAAAtttagagggtgtttggattgacttaaaagttggtcaaacctacttttaagtcagtttttgacttctggaagtgtttggcaaatataaaacataacttaaaataaattacgaAGGGTTTGACAAGGTAAAagtgacttaaaataagtcagaaaccaaaagtaggtctccccctactttttattttttgacttaaaagtcatttcagtttgactttttatttttaacttaaaagctactttttttaagccaatccaaacgggctaGTATGTGCATCTAATTGTGAATTGTACTCCCAAATTAATTATAGAAgggaatttgaaaaataattttcatgcaGAATGAGATGGTTGGatagatatattattttaattttatggttGAAGAAATATAGTATTGACTATGGGAAATTTTCTTGTTCAGGTCATTTATTGAAGATTCTCGGGCTGGCATAAAAATATCTCCTCAGGATTACAACTTCCCTGGACTGCATGATAGGATAGTTACAGTGACTGGTACTCTAGAAGAGCAGATGCGGGCAATTGAGTTAATTTTATTCAAGTTAGCAGAAGACCCTCATTACATGCAGTCCATGAATGCACCATTCCAGTATGCAGGTATGATTCAAATATACTAATTTGTAGTACCTGCTTTAACTGAATTAGTTCAGGATGGATAAAACCTGCTCATGTGTCTTAATTTTTGTCTGTGCTTGTGCAAATGCTGAGTATTGCTTCCTAGAGATCTCAGtctaaaatatacaaattagaGAATTGATGTATGAAGAGGACAACAGTATCTGTTTCTTGGCCGCACTGCTTTCTAAATATTGATAATCCAGTCTCTCTTGTAATGTCGTATGCAGCTACCGAGACTCCCAGAATACATTTTAGGAATTGTTGTAGTGGTTGACATTGTTGAGCATTGTATAGACTGATTGGATGTGATATAATTATGAATTGGAATAACCCTGCTATTTCTTTCAGAATATTTGGTTTAAGCAGTTACTCAAATGAAGTATCTCAAATTTGAGATGTTCTGTTTTCTGCCCTTATTCCGAGTCTTACTCTCATCTGATTTGAATTGTATTTTGCCACCTCTAATTTTCTCAGCTGTATATGTTGGAATGAACTATGGATATGGACCACCAAACAGAGTTGGAGGAAGATATCCGAATAACCGACAGCAGAACAAGGTTCATTCTCTTCTTACTAAGGACAATACTTTATCTtcatcccaaaaataaaaataaaataaaatatatcttgGCATCCCTAATGCTTGCGACTCTCTGCTAGCATTTTGCAACCCTGCTTTTACCCCCAAACAACCAATTCTTTACTTCCTGCTTGGCTTGAAGCTTTTGACTATACAGTATTATCCTGTTTCTAGATGCAGTTctgctttttcttttttgattttgCTTCTGTCATGATCCTATTCCTCTTTTACTCAGGTGGCACCAACGGAAGTCGGGGACAATTCCATGACTATTGGTGTTGCAGATGAGCATGTTGGACTAGTCCTTGGCCGTAATGGGAGGAGCATAATAGAGATCAGTCAGGTGTGTGAAGAACTTACAATCCTTCCGGATTTTTATATgtactaagggtgtgtttggtatgaaggaaaatattttccagaaaatgttttccaattttctcatgtttggttgggctaaatgttttggaaaatgtttttcaaatcaactcattttcctcaaatttaacgaaaatgacttcccttttaaacttaaggaaaacattttccaaaactctcttccaacttcaaattacaattatttttttgttgaaaaatcaatttattccTCAaaccaccccacccccaaccacccccccaaaaaaaataaataaatttaaagcttgtttttaaattcaatttttttactccaccctcacccctacccccaccccctcccaaaaaaaattaaaaattgtttttaaaagatatttctaatttcaattttttatttttttacacccCNNNNNNNNNNNNNNNNNNNNNNNNNNNNNNNNNNNNNNNNNNNNNNNNNNNNNNNNNNNNNNNNNNNNNNNNNNNNNNNNNNNNNNNNNNNNNNNNNNNNNNNNNNNNNNNNNNNNNNNNNNNNNNNNNNNNNNNNNNNNNNNNNNNNNNNNNNNNNNNNNNNNNNNNNNNNNNNNNNNNNNNNNNNNNNNNNNNNNNNNNNNNNNNNNNNNNNNNNNNNNNNNNNNNNNNNNNNNNNNNNNNNNNNNNNNNNNNNNNNNNNNNNNNNNNNNNNNNNNNNNNNNNNNNNNNNNNNNNNNNNccccccccccccccccaaaaaaaaaattttaagtttgtttttcaaaaatattttcaacttcaaaatttcaatttttcacccctaccctcgacccaCCGCccacccccccaaaaaaaattttagtttgttttgaaaaactattttcaatttcaaaaattattttctactctagtaaaaataaaagatatttctcaaaaatatttttcattcataaataaaatactaaaaatctttttcggaaaatattttttactcaccaaccaaacatgagaaaataagttaaaaatcaacttgttttcctgaaagacattttctaggaaaacattttccttcataccaaacacaccctaagtctTTGCTTTCATTGCAGCTTAGTGGTGCCAGAATAAAGATATCAGATAGGGGTGATTTCTTGTCCGGTACTTCCGACAGGTATACCGTCCTGGCATTGTTATTTCACTTGTCAGGTTGAACTACAAAAACACAGAGATTGCATTTATAAAGCTTTTGCGGCGTTTTGCAGGAAGGTAACTATAACTGGATCACAAAGAGCAATCCGCACAGCAGAGTCCATGATATCTCAGAAAATAGCTACTGTTTCTGTGAGGTGATCCGAACTTGTATTTCTAACTAACTATTCTTTTTTGACGTTTTCTTAATGGATACCGAATTTCATATACATATGGTGATATTGGATCTGTGTTGACATTTCTAGAGAATGAATTTGTGAAATGCTGATATCCATGGCTAGACAACACATTCCATCTGTGAAGGGGGAAGCATAAATTAAGTACATTTAAGGAATATTTGGAAGCAAAGCTATAGTTTTCGCAATTGATTCAGTTGACTGAATATATACCGTTTCGTAATTATCAATGCTAGTACTCAGTTCACAATTTTTGAAGTTCTCTTATGGTCTGTTacatacaaaatatttattccTTACTTACTGAAAGAGCTTATACAGTACGATGAGATGATTCATCTTAGTCTTAGTGTGTCTGGTATGTCCTTGGCCAAGCTCGGGATTGACAAATCTATAGTGACAGATCTAACTTCTTCTGGGCGAGCTGTGGACTCATACTTATAGTAGAGGTTGGGAAATCTCTACTACTCGGTAAGTTACTAATATagcatatattaaaatttgattacaTACACAAACAAAGCAAAGTTTACCACCACATGGATAAAGGTGGTTAAACCGCAATTTATTCCATATAATAAATAATGCAAATaccaaatatatcaaatttatgTATACATGAACTTCATTTCAATAGTTTAAGGTTCATCACCTCCATTTCCTCCACCATATCCTGATCCATAACCTGAGCCACTACCATACCCTGAACCATTGCCATTTCCTCCACCACcgcctccaccaccaccaccgccTCCGCCACCTCCTCCTGATCTTCCACCACCACTTCCATACCCGGAGCCACTTCCACTTCCATAACCCGAACCATATCCTGAACCATTATTTCCATTgccaccaccaccacctcctCCTTCACCACGACCACCACCCCCTCCGCCACCTCCACCCTTACCTACTACTTCACCTGACCCATACCCTGATCCATATCCTGACCCATATCCAGAACCACTACCCCTCCCCGAATTtcctcctccaccaccacctccaCTACCACCTCCCCCACCACCTCCTCCGCCACGTCCAAGCACTCCATCACCCTCACCATATCCCAAGCCTTCCGCTGTACCATATCCCGAACCTGACCCACCTAACCCTCCACC
Coding sequences within:
- the LOC125845285 gene encoding protein BTR1-like, which produces MAMEGGAESNYNSSTESQLEQSSPCKSPPPPSQDHEEKATYVKFLLSNAEAGSIIGKGGSTITEFQSRSGARIQLSRNYEVFPGTPDRIVMVSGFLDDILKAVDLILGKLMDEFYAEDGGEVDPRSKFRLVVPNSSCGGIIGKGGATIKSFIEDSRAGIKISPQDYNFPGLHDRIVTVTGTLEEQMRAIELILFKLAEDPHYMQSMNAPFQYAAVYVGMNYGYGPPNRVGGRYPNNRQQNKVAPTEVGDNSMTIGVADEHVGLVLGRNGRSIIEISQLSGARIKISDRGDFLSGTSDRKVTITGSQRAIRTAESMISQKIATVSVRE
- the LOC125846049 gene encoding glycine-rich cell wall structural protein 2-like; the protein is MAHSKLIAAALLISLFVDLAFCARLGKTVNGGGGGGGGRGGGGGGGGGLGGSGSGYGTAEGLGYGEGDGVLGRGGGGGGGGGSGGGGGGGNSGRGSGSGYGSGYGSGYGSGEVVGKGGGGGGGGGRGEGGGGGGGNGNNGSGYGSGYGSGSGSGYGSGGGRSGGGGGGGGGGGGGGGGNGNGSGYGSGSGYGSGYGGGNGGDEP